A genomic region of Dermacentor andersoni chromosome 9, qqDerAnde1_hic_scaffold, whole genome shotgun sequence contains the following coding sequences:
- the LOC129383865 gene encoding uncharacterized protein: protein MKTTSQTTHRCTSYAAKNTTAIAFAVVTISMVALVLLAALLAPTRRRGEAVIKLCSTEDCVMHSRLIHACTNASVDPCKDFSAFACSAWPLSKEIFSVASGTTREAVVAWYKGFENLLEMSSERYLPAKKALAMYQACMQGKPVGEYRRAGMEALKKFMRQRRIPWPGEPDLNVNPLGVLLDFAFNWRTPFWFHVQVLQVNSGNRNTLVLRLGNFITFWSNHHQSLVADQVYYNYLINYFAAFADPSDRRPTKEEVSRMESIHSDVLNQFLDLQTRNRKARKLTSCLVLRTGLVSEMQNFLFCRSQA, encoded by the exons ATGAAGACAACGAGCCAGACGACACACCGCTGTACTTCCTATGCCGCAAAGAACACCACTGCCATAGCGTTTGCAGTCGTCACAATCTCCATGGTGGCGTTGGTGTTGCTGGCCGCTCTGCTGGCGCCGACACGTCGCAGAGGTGAAGCCGTGATCAAGTTGTGCAGCACTGAGGACTGCGTGATGCACTCGAGGCTTATCCACGCCTGCACAAACGCCAGCGTGGATCCGTGCAAGGACTTCAGCGCGTTCGCCTGCTCCGCGTGGCCCCTGTCCAAGGAGATATTCAGCGTTGCCAGCGGCACCACCAGGGAAGCGGTGGTGGCTTGGTACAAG GGCTTCGAAAATCTCCTGGAAATGAGCTCGGAGCGATACCTTCCGGCAAAGAAAGCGTTGGCTATGTACCAGGCCTGCATGCAAGGAAAACCTGTGGGCGAATACAGACGCGCCGGCATGGAAGCTCTCAAGAAATTCATGAGACAACGTCGAATCCCTTGGCCTGGCGAGCCTGACTTGAACGTGAACCCCTTGGGCGTACTTCTCGACTTCGCCTTCAACTGGCGGACCCCGTTTTGGTTTCACGTCCAG GTTTTGCAAGTTAACAGCGGCAATAGGAACACCCTGGTTCTCCGCTTGGGCAACTTTATAACATTCTGGTCCAATCACCACCAAAGCCTGGTTGCTGATCAGGTCTACTACAACTACCTGATTAATTACTTCGCGGCATTCGCCGACCCCAGTGACAGAAGGCCGACCAAAGAGGAAGTTTCCAGGATGGAGTCGATACATTCCGACGTGCTGAACCAATTCCTGGACTTGCAGACACGGAATAGAAAGGCGAGAAAATTGACCAGCTGTCTCGTGCTCCGAACCGGGCTAGTTAGTGAAATGCAGAATTTCTTGTTCTGTAGGTCACAGGCATGA